One Pongo abelii isolate AG06213 chromosome 12, NHGRI_mPonAbe1-v2.0_pri, whole genome shotgun sequence DNA segment encodes these proteins:
- the PLEK gene encoding pleckstrin, with the protein MEPKRIREGYLVKKGSVFNTWKPMWVVLLEDGIEFYKKKSDNSPKGMIPLKGSTLTSPCQDFGKRMFVFKITTTKQQDHFFQAAFLEERDAWVRDIKKAIKCIEGGQKFARKSTRRSIRLPETIDLGALYLSMKDTEKGIKELNLEKDKKIFNHCFTGNCVIDWLVSNQSVRNRQEGLMIASSLLNEGYLQPAGDMSKSAADGIAENPFLDNPDAFYYFPDSGFFCEENSSDDDVILKEEFRGVIIKQGCLLKQGHRRKNWKVRKFILREDPAYLHYYDPAGAEDPLGAIHLRGCVVTSVESNSNGRKSEEENLFEIITADEVHYFLQAATPKERTEWIKAIQVASRTGK; encoded by the exons GGGAGCGTGTTCAATACGTGGAAACCCATGTGGGTTGTATTGTTAGAAGATGGAATTGAATTCTATAAGAAGAAAAGTGACAACAGCCCCAAAGGAATGATCCCGCTGAAAGGGAGCACTCTGACTAGCCCTTGTCAGGACTTTGGCAAAAGGATG TTCGTGTTTAAGATCACTACGACCAAACAGCAGGACCACTTCTTCCAGGCAGCCTTCCTGGAGGAGAGAGATGCCTGGGTTCGGGATATCAAGAAGGCCATTAAATGCATTGAAGGAGGCCAGAAGTTTGCCAGGAAATCTACCAGGAGGTCCATTCGACTGCCAGAAACCATTGACTTAGG TGCCTTATATTTGTCCATGAAAGACactgaaaaaggaataaaagaactgAATCTAGAGAAGGACAAGAAGATTTTTAATCACTGCTTCACAG GTAACTGCGTCATTGATTGGCTGGTATCCAACCAGTCTGTTAGGAATCGCCAGGAAGGCCTCATGATTGCTTCATCGCTGCTCAATGAGGGGTATCTGCAGCCTGCTGGAGACATGTCCAAGAGTGCAGCGGATGGAATTGCTGAAAACCCTTTCCTGGACAACCCTGATGCCTTCTACTACTTT CCAGACAGTGGGTTCTTCTGTGAAGAGAATTCCAGTGATGATGATGTGATTCTGAAAGAAGAATTCAGAGGGGTCATTATCAAGCAGGGATGTTTACTGAAGCAG GGGCATAGGAGGAAAAACTGGAAAGTGAGGAAGTTCATCTTGAGAGAAGACCCTGCCTACCTGCACTACTACGACCCTGCTGGG GCAGAAGATCCCCTGGGAGCAATTCACTTGAGAGGCTGTGTGGTGACTTCAGTGGAGAGCAACTCAAATG GCAGGAAGAGTGAGGAAGAGAACCTTTTTGAGATCATCACAGCAGATGAAGTGCACTATTTCTTGCAAGCAGCCACCCCCAAGGAGCGCACAGAGTGGATCAAAGCCATCCAGGTGGCCTCCCGAACTGGGAAGTAA